A genome region from Sphingobacteriaceae bacterium GW460-11-11-14-LB5 includes the following:
- a CDS encoding UMP kinase, producing MKYKRILLKLSGESLMGDKQYGIDNERVKQYAEDIKAVHDKGLEIAIVIGGGNIFRGLSAEKSGMDRAQADYMGMLATVINSMALQDALEKVGIKTRLLTAIKMEQICEPFIRRRAVRHLEKGRVVIFGAGTGNPYFTTDSAAALRAIEIKADVVLKGTRVDGIYTADPEKDPLATKYEEISFREVYDKGLNVMDMTAFTLCEENQVPIIVFDMNKHGNFMKIANGEPIGTLVK from the coding sequence ATGAAATACAAACGCATCCTACTTAAGCTTAGTGGAGAATCGCTAATGGGCGACAAACAGTACGGTATTGATAATGAACGCGTTAAACAATACGCTGAAGATATTAAAGCAGTACACGATAAAGGCTTAGAAATCGCAATCGTAATTGGAGGAGGAAATATTTTTAGGGGCTTAAGCGCCGAAAAAAGTGGGATGGACAGAGCACAGGCCGATTACATGGGCATGTTGGCTACGGTAATCAACTCTATGGCCTTACAAGATGCTTTAGAAAAAGTTGGTATTAAAACACGTTTACTTACTGCAATTAAAATGGAGCAGATTTGCGAACCATTTATCCGCAGAAGAGCTGTTCGACATTTAGAAAAAGGCCGTGTGGTTATTTTTGGTGCCGGAACCGGAAACCCATACTTCACAACCGATTCGGCTGCTGCTTTACGTGCCATTGAAATCAAAGCAGACGTTGTTTTAAAAGGAACACGTGTTGATGGAATTTATACCGCAGATCCAGAAAAAGATCCATTAGCCACTAAATACGAAGAAATTTCTTTCAGAGAAGTTTACGATAAAGGCCTTAATGTAATGGATATGACTGCCTTTACCCTTTGCGAAGAAAACCAAGTGCCGATTATTGTGTTTGATATGAACAAACATGGCAATTTCATGAAAATCGCTAATGGCGAACCTATTGGAACCCTGGTTAAATAA
- a CDS encoding ribosome recycling factor, which produces MNDLIQLQLMDAQSAMERAIDHCESELTKIRAGKASAGMLDGIFVDYYGAATALSQVASINTPDARTIVIQPWEKSLLTAIEKAIQVANIGINPQNDGIVIRLVVPPLTEERRKDLVKKVKEEAERGRITVRNIRKDANTKIQKLKGEGVSDDEIKTGEGEVQKLTDAYIIKVDKHAEAKEKDVMTV; this is translated from the coding sequence ATGAACGACCTCATACAATTACAATTAATGGATGCTCAATCTGCAATGGAAAGAGCCATCGATCATTGTGAATCTGAATTAACTAAAATCAGAGCTGGTAAAGCATCAGCTGGAATGTTGGATGGTATTTTCGTGGATTATTATGGCGCCGCTACAGCATTATCACAAGTAGCCAGTATTAATACGCCTGATGCCAGAACAATCGTCATCCAACCTTGGGAAAAATCACTTCTAACTGCAATTGAAAAAGCTATTCAGGTAGCGAATATTGGTATCAATCCTCAAAATGATGGTATCGTGATCCGCCTGGTGGTACCACCTTTAACAGAAGAGCGCAGAAAAGACCTGGTGAAAAAAGTTAAGGAAGAAGCCGAAAGAGGCCGCATTACCGTTCGTAACATCCGTAAAGATGCCAACACTAAAATTCAAAAATTAAAGGGTGAAGGTGTTTCTGATGACGAGATTAAAACAGGTGAAGGCGAAGTGCAAAAATTAACCGATGCTTATATCATCAAGGTTGATAAACACGCTGAAGCTAAAGAAAAAGATGTAATGACAGTTTAA
- a CDS encoding N-acetylglucosamine-6-phosphate deacetylase, with product MPKVITNTSYFQDNEIKSNQDILIEGSTISIINSSENKETSQSLTIPGFIDLQIYGAAGRLFSADPTVESLTIMEDDLLKKGTTGFLACMATNSSEVFNACIKAAKEHRSAAKNCLGLHLEGPFLNPKRLGAHVPAFVRKASLDEIKELIDFGDGVIKMMTIAPEIQDDEVIQYLLDHGVVVSLGHSNATFDEATAAYNKGIQTTTHLFNAMSPIHHREPGIPTAVFNHNKAMASIIADGQHVDFEVLKFAQKLLKERLFLITDAVTACSTGPYQHVEKENKYVMPDGTLSGSSITMLQAVKNCVTHCAISLSDGVKMGTLYPAQLIGIENLTATIATGHQANLLVLDDELSLKEVIFRGETI from the coding sequence ATGCCAAAAGTAATTACCAATACATCCTACTTTCAGGATAACGAGATAAAAAGTAACCAGGATATCTTAATTGAAGGCAGTACCATTTCTATTATTAATAGTTCCGAAAATAAAGAAACGAGCCAATCATTAACGATTCCGGGATTTATTGATCTACAGATTTATGGCGCTGCAGGCCGGTTATTCTCTGCCGATCCAACGGTCGAATCATTAACCATCATGGAAGATGATCTGCTGAAAAAAGGAACCACGGGCTTTTTAGCTTGTATGGCAACAAATTCTTCCGAAGTTTTTAATGCATGTATCAAAGCAGCTAAAGAACATCGGTCAGCTGCAAAAAATTGCCTGGGATTGCACTTAGAAGGCCCGTTTTTGAATCCAAAACGTTTAGGCGCCCATGTGCCTGCGTTTGTACGGAAAGCCTCGCTGGATGAAATTAAGGAATTAATCGATTTTGGTGATGGAGTAATTAAAATGATGACGATAGCGCCAGAAATCCAGGATGATGAGGTAATACAATATTTACTTGACCATGGTGTTGTGGTTTCATTAGGGCATAGTAATGCAACCTTTGATGAGGCAACAGCAGCTTATAACAAAGGTATCCAAACCACCACCCACCTCTTTAATGCCATGAGTCCTATCCACCATCGCGAGCCCGGAATACCAACAGCTGTTTTTAATCACAATAAGGCAATGGCCAGCATTATTGCCGATGGGCAGCATGTAGATTTCGAAGTACTTAAATTTGCACAGAAACTTTTAAAAGAACGTTTATTCCTGATTACAGATGCGGTTACCGCCTGTTCTACCGGCCCATATCAGCATGTTGAAAAGGAGAATAAATATGTGATGCCCGATGGTACACTTTCTGGCTCATCAATAACGATGTTACAGGCCGTTAAAAACTGTGTAACACACTGTGCGATCAGTTTAAGTGATGGCGTTAAAATGGGAACGCTTTACCCTGCTCAATTGATTGGAATAGAAAACCTTACTGCAACTATAGCAACCGGGCACCAGGCAAATTTATTGGTATTGGATGACGAACTGAGTTTAAAAGAGGTAATCTTCAGAGGCGAAACGATATAA
- a CDS encoding metallophosphoesterase — protein MNENQPNRRSFLKAGLTLSAATLVAPSAAIASVPLREDEFKIAVGPYLQTNFNNSMTILWLTNKNAAGWVEFGEQADQLSQKAYGKADLGLMQANSKLNAVTLKNLKPGTKYYYKIVSKEIKDFQPYKLTYGATVSSAVEEFVNADLAKEEVSFLMMNDTHDRPESIPQLLGLVPDKKQDFIFFNGDIFDYQTDEKQIIEHMLQPCVDNFAKHTPFIYVRGNHETRGKFAREFPQYYMHVGHAAFSLGPVRFVILDTGEDKEDAHPVYAGIVDFDDYRVQQAEWLKTEINSKEFKKAPFRVVLMHIPPRFSGDAHGPKHCTELFEPLLNQGKVDLVLSGHTHKYMVHQPDKALNHYPLIIGGGPRTGTRTITKIKADRNKLVASMIDDSGKEVGSYTALRK, from the coding sequence ATGAATGAAAATCAGCCAAATAGAAGAAGTTTTTTAAAGGCCGGACTAACTTTAAGTGCTGCTACCTTAGTAGCGCCATCTGCTGCCATTGCAAGCGTACCCCTTAGAGAAGATGAATTTAAAATAGCAGTCGGCCCTTATTTACAAACCAACTTTAATAACTCGATGACCATTCTTTGGTTGACCAATAAAAATGCTGCAGGTTGGGTAGAATTTGGAGAACAGGCCGATCAGTTGAGCCAAAAGGCTTACGGAAAAGCTGATCTGGGTTTAATGCAAGCCAATAGCAAGCTGAATGCAGTAACACTCAAAAACTTAAAGCCAGGAACGAAATATTATTATAAAATAGTTTCCAAAGAAATTAAAGATTTCCAGCCTTACAAATTAACTTATGGTGCAACGGTAAGCAGTGCTGTTGAAGAATTTGTGAATGCCGATCTGGCTAAGGAAGAGGTTTCGTTTTTAATGATGAATGATACGCACGATCGGCCAGAATCAATCCCTCAGTTGTTAGGACTTGTTCCGGATAAGAAGCAGGATTTTATTTTCTTTAATGGAGACATATTCGATTATCAAACCGACGAAAAACAGATCATCGAGCATATGCTCCAGCCCTGTGTAGATAATTTTGCAAAGCATACGCCTTTTATTTACGTAAGGGGTAATCATGAAACACGTGGTAAATTTGCACGCGAATTTCCACAATATTATATGCATGTTGGCCATGCGGCTTTTAGCCTGGGGCCTGTTCGCTTTGTTATTTTAGACACTGGTGAAGATAAAGAAGATGCACATCCGGTATACGCAGGTATTGTCGATTTTGACGATTACAGGGTGCAGCAGGCCGAATGGCTTAAAACAGAAATAAATTCGAAGGAATTTAAAAAAGCACCATTCAGAGTGGTGTTAATGCATATTCCGCCACGCTTTTCTGGCGATGCCCATGGTCCAAAACATTGTACTGAGTTATTTGAGCCTTTGTTGAATCAGGGTAAGGTAGATTTAGTTTTAAGTGGTCACACCCATAAATATATGGTGCATCAACCTGATAAAGCGCTAAACCATTATCCTTTGATTATTGGTGGCGGACCAAGAACAGGAACAAGAACAATCACCAAAATAAAAGCCGATCGAAATAAACTCGTGGCGAGTATGATTGATGATTCTGGTAAGGAAGTTGGCAGCTATACTGCGTTGAGGAAGTAG